TTATGCGGTATTCTTGCCCGGCTCCAGCAACGATTAATAGGAGGGTGAGAATGCATCGTAGGGCAGCAACCCTGTGTAGGGTTGCTCGATTTAGGCTTATCTTATCGGCTAGGAAATAGCCAATAACACCTCCAGCCGAGTTTATGCAGAAGAGCGCATAAACCATACTTTCTTGAAGGGCTAGATCTTTGGAGAGGAAGATTGGCAGCGGCGTGAAAAGGATTCTTGTCGCCATGAAGAAGGCGATAAGCCCGAGATAGAACTCTTTCGGACTCTCCACCATAATATTAATGTGGCCTGTATTACTCGTAGCTCTTAGGGCTGCAATAAGTCCCTTATACGCGCTTTTTATGCTTCTCTCAATTTTAACTAGACTTCTCTCAAAGATTAGCACTGGGTCTTTTATGAGAAATATTGAGAGGATAAACGCTATTAAATTCAATATGCTGCAATCTAATAAAGTATGTGATGCGGAGAATCCTTGGGCTGATAAGTAGAATCCGACTAGCATCCCAATGAGCCAGCTAACTTCAGTTATACATTCATAGAGGGCGTATGCCCTCTTCCAGTATCTTCGCATGTAGTTTTCCGCAATCAACACATTCTTCGGCGGCTCATGAGCCATGTGAAAGAAAGCCATTATAGCATATAGAGCGATTAACAAGCCGATATCTTCAATTAGCGTTAAAGTGTACAGGAGGATTGCTAGCGTGAGGAAAGATAGGAGGATGTATGGTTTATAGCGTCGGCTCTCATCATATAGGTAGCCCCATAAAAGAGAAGCCGGGATAGATAGGAGAATCGCTGCTAAGCTCATTATGCCTACCTGCGTAAGCGAGCCACCGAGAGCCACCATATATAGGGGGATAAATACTGAGAGAAGGCCGAAAGCCATCTCGTGAAGGAGGAAGCCGAGCCACCACATATAACCCAAACCGAGGCGCTACCTAGCTCAGCCTTAGCTAGGCAACAAAAAAGAAGAAAATTGGGGAGAAATTTTAGGTTTATTTTGGCTGCGCGACTCCCTCTTCTTCCGGCATCTTCAGCGCCGGT
Above is a genomic segment from Candidatus Bathyarchaeia archaeon containing:
- a CDS encoding MFS transporter produces the protein MWWLGFLLHEMAFGLLSVFIPLYMVALGGSLTQVGIMSLAAILLSIPASLLWGYLYDESRRYKPYILLSFLTLAILLYTLTLIEDIGLLIALYAIMAFFHMAHEPPKNVLIAENYMRRYWKRAYALYECITEVSWLIGMLVGFYLSAQGFSASHTLLDCSILNLIAFILSIFLIKDPVLIFERSLVKIERSIKSAYKGLIAALRATSNTGHINIMVESPKEFYLGLIAFFMATRILFTPLPIFLSKDLALQESMVYALFCINSAGGVIGYFLADKISLNRATLHRVAALRCILTLLLIVAGAGQEYRIMLTAITLFLLGLAYAIFHILSLSLSMEVLPEGMAGIFNVTECLGEALGSFIGPLIAEKLGFTYLFLGASLTFLISYITLKVAT